From the genome of Eucalyptus grandis isolate ANBG69807.140 chromosome 2, ASM1654582v1, whole genome shotgun sequence, one region includes:
- the LOC104442343 gene encoding probable polyamine transporter At1g31830 isoform X2 produces MKLRNSAGRQASIPMGESNGASYVTIQEVPSSPRVDNFRKVSVLPLIFLIFYEVSGGPFGVEDSVGAAGPLLALLGFLVFPFIWSVPEALITAEMGTMFPENGGYVVWVLSALGPFWGFQQGWMKWLSGVIDNALYPVLFLDYLKSGIPALGGGWPRVVAALALTVLLTYMNYRGLTIVGWVAITLGVFSLLPFVVMGFLSIPKLEPSRWLVVNLHDVDWNLYLNTLFWNLNYWDSISTLAGEVKNPKKTLPRALFYALILVVLGYFFPLLIGTGAVPLDRELWTDGYFSDIAKIIGGVWLRWWVQAAAAMANMGMFVAEMSSDSFQLLGMAERGMLPEFFAKRSKHGTPLIGILFSASGVILLSWLSFQEIVAAENFLYCFGMILEFIAFVKLRIKYPNASRPFKIPVGTIGAIAMCIPPTILIGIVLALSTLKVAIVSLVAVVIGFIMEPALKYVEKKRWLKFSVNSNLIDLNNDTSQESTVSLVD; encoded by the exons ATG AAATTGAGGAATTCAGCTGGTAGGCAAGCTTCTATTCCTATGGGGGAGTCCAATGGCGCAAGTTATGTGACCATCCAAGAAGTGCCTTCTTCGCCTAGGGTGGATAACTTTCGAAAGGTATCGGTCCTTCCTcttattttcctcatcttttATGAGGTCTCCGGTGGTCCTTTTGGGGTTGAGGATAGCGTTGGAGCTGCTGGTCCTCTCTTAGCCCTTCTGGGATTCTTGGTCTTTCCGTTCATATGGAGTGTCCCTGAGGCGTTAATCACAGCTGAAATGGGCACCATGTTCCCCGAGAATGGTGGTTACGTGGTATGGGTTTTGTCTGCGCTCGGTCCCTTCTGGGGATTTCAGCAGGGCTGGATGAAGTGGCTTAGTGGGGTCATAGATAACGCCTTGTACCCAGTGCTATTCCTTGACTACTTGAAATCGGGGATCCCTGCTTTGGGTGGCGGGTGGCCTCGGGTAGTTGCAGCATTAGCTTTGACGGTGCTTCTTACATACATGAATTATAGGGGTCTGACCATTGTCGGATGGGTCGCGATTACACTAGGGGTTTTCTCGCTTCTCCCCTTTGTGGTTATGGGGTTTCTGTCGATACCCAAGTTGGAGCCGTCTAGATGGTTGGTGGTCAATCTACATGATGTAGACTGGAATTTGTACTTGAACACACTGTTTTGGAATCTAAACTACTGGGATTCGATAAGCACACTGGCTGGAGAGGTCAAGAACCCGAAGAAAACTCTTCCAAGGGCTCTCTTCTATGCTCTGATCTTGGTTGTTCTCGGATActtttttccacttttaattGGAACTGGTGCTGTTCCACTTGACCGTGAGCTTTGGACAGATGGGTACTTCTCCGATATTGCCAAAATCATTGGGGGTGTTTGGTTAAGGTGGTGGGTCCAAGCAGCCGCGGCCATGGCCAATATGGGAATGTTTGTCGCTGAGATGAGCAGCGACTCTTTCCAGCTATTGGGCATGGCTGAGCGGGGCATGTTGCCTGAATTTTTCGCCAAGAGGTCTAAACACGGAACCCCTTTGATTGGAATTCTGTTCTCGGCTTCTGGCGTGATTCTGCTTTCATGGCTGAGTTTCCAAGAGATCGTTGCTGCAGAGAACTTCTTGTACTGTTTCGGGATGATCTTGGAGTTCATAGCATTTGTGAAGTTGAGGATTAAGTATCCTAATGCATCTAGGCCTTTCAAGATACCGGTTGGGACAATTGGAGCAATCGCTATGTGCATTCCTCCAACTATACTAATAGGCATTGTCCTTGCTCTTTCTACCCTCAAGGTTGCAATTGTGAGCCTCGTGGCTGTGGTAATTGGTTTCATAATGGAACCAGCTCTCAAGTACGTTGAGAAGAAGAGGTGGTTGAAATTCTCAGTCAATTCCAATCTTATAGATCTCAATAATGACACTAGTCAGGAGAGCACTGTTTCGTTGGTGGATTAG
- the LOC104442343 gene encoding probable polyamine transporter At1g31830 isoform X1 produces MKADAEASGSGPQEAAESRQSTNTTTATEAVRRSSPPRPAGAAPNGNTDQDIEKLRNSAGRQASIPMGESNGASYVTIQEVPSSPRVDNFRKVSVLPLIFLIFYEVSGGPFGVEDSVGAAGPLLALLGFLVFPFIWSVPEALITAEMGTMFPENGGYVVWVLSALGPFWGFQQGWMKWLSGVIDNALYPVLFLDYLKSGIPALGGGWPRVVAALALTVLLTYMNYRGLTIVGWVAITLGVFSLLPFVVMGFLSIPKLEPSRWLVVNLHDVDWNLYLNTLFWNLNYWDSISTLAGEVKNPKKTLPRALFYALILVVLGYFFPLLIGTGAVPLDRELWTDGYFSDIAKIIGGVWLRWWVQAAAAMANMGMFVAEMSSDSFQLLGMAERGMLPEFFAKRSKHGTPLIGILFSASGVILLSWLSFQEIVAAENFLYCFGMILEFIAFVKLRIKYPNASRPFKIPVGTIGAIAMCIPPTILIGIVLALSTLKVAIVSLVAVVIGFIMEPALKYVEKKRWLKFSVNSNLIDLNNDTSQESTVSLVD; encoded by the coding sequence AAATTGAGGAATTCAGCTGGTAGGCAAGCTTCTATTCCTATGGGGGAGTCCAATGGCGCAAGTTATGTGACCATCCAAGAAGTGCCTTCTTCGCCTAGGGTGGATAACTTTCGAAAGGTATCGGTCCTTCCTcttattttcctcatcttttATGAGGTCTCCGGTGGTCCTTTTGGGGTTGAGGATAGCGTTGGAGCTGCTGGTCCTCTCTTAGCCCTTCTGGGATTCTTGGTCTTTCCGTTCATATGGAGTGTCCCTGAGGCGTTAATCACAGCTGAAATGGGCACCATGTTCCCCGAGAATGGTGGTTACGTGGTATGGGTTTTGTCTGCGCTCGGTCCCTTCTGGGGATTTCAGCAGGGCTGGATGAAGTGGCTTAGTGGGGTCATAGATAACGCCTTGTACCCAGTGCTATTCCTTGACTACTTGAAATCGGGGATCCCTGCTTTGGGTGGCGGGTGGCCTCGGGTAGTTGCAGCATTAGCTTTGACGGTGCTTCTTACATACATGAATTATAGGGGTCTGACCATTGTCGGATGGGTCGCGATTACACTAGGGGTTTTCTCGCTTCTCCCCTTTGTGGTTATGGGGTTTCTGTCGATACCCAAGTTGGAGCCGTCTAGATGGTTGGTGGTCAATCTACATGATGTAGACTGGAATTTGTACTTGAACACACTGTTTTGGAATCTAAACTACTGGGATTCGATAAGCACACTGGCTGGAGAGGTCAAGAACCCGAAGAAAACTCTTCCAAGGGCTCTCTTCTATGCTCTGATCTTGGTTGTTCTCGGATActtttttccacttttaattGGAACTGGTGCTGTTCCACTTGACCGTGAGCTTTGGACAGATGGGTACTTCTCCGATATTGCCAAAATCATTGGGGGTGTTTGGTTAAGGTGGTGGGTCCAAGCAGCCGCGGCCATGGCCAATATGGGAATGTTTGTCGCTGAGATGAGCAGCGACTCTTTCCAGCTATTGGGCATGGCTGAGCGGGGCATGTTGCCTGAATTTTTCGCCAAGAGGTCTAAACACGGAACCCCTTTGATTGGAATTCTGTTCTCGGCTTCTGGCGTGATTCTGCTTTCATGGCTGAGTTTCCAAGAGATCGTTGCTGCAGAGAACTTCTTGTACTGTTTCGGGATGATCTTGGAGTTCATAGCATTTGTGAAGTTGAGGATTAAGTATCCTAATGCATCTAGGCCTTTCAAGATACCGGTTGGGACAATTGGAGCAATCGCTATGTGCATTCCTCCAACTATACTAATAGGCATTGTCCTTGCTCTTTCTACCCTCAAGGTTGCAATTGTGAGCCTCGTGGCTGTGGTAATTGGTTTCATAATGGAACCAGCTCTCAAGTACGTTGAGAAGAAGAGGTGGTTGAAATTCTCAGTCAATTCCAATCTTATAGATCTCAATAATGACACTAGTCAGGAGAGCACTGTTTCGTTGGTGGATTAG